A single genomic interval of candidate division WOR-3 bacterium harbors:
- a CDS encoding V-type ATP synthase subunit E, whose product MGTKELVDKILADARERVAAIDAEREKEIKEIEERLKQTEERLIREQRERVEKRVGVILENAKSKARLEAKKILLEAKWRVIEKICERARDAILKNPEYVAILKRLLEKYAGADATVHLSENDRARFGSQLGTKLGEPVPISGGAIIRKGKEEIDLSLDSILNLAKEELITELAQTLFPEG is encoded by the coding sequence GTGGGCACAAAGGAACTGGTTGACAAAATCCTTGCGGACGCGCGCGAAAGGGTTGCGGCCATTGATGCCGAAAGGGAAAAGGAGATAAAAGAGATTGAGGAGCGGTTAAAGCAGACCGAGGAGAGGCTGATAAGGGAGCAAAGGGAAAGGGTTGAAAAACGGGTCGGGGTGATTCTGGAAAACGCCAAAAGCAAGGCGCGTCTGGAGGCAAAAAAGATTCTCCTTGAGGCGAAATGGCGGGTGATTGAAAAGATTTGTGAAAGGGCAAGGGATGCCATTCTCAAAAACCCGGAATATGTAGCGATTCTGAAAAGGTTGTTGGAGAAATATGCTGGAGCGGATGCAACCGTGCACCTTTCTGAAAACGATAGGGCGAGGTTCGGTTCACAACTTGGGACAAAATTGGGTGAGCCGGTGCCAATTTCAGGAGGCGCGATTATCCGTAAAGGCAAAGAGGAGATTGACCTTTCGCTTGACAGTATCTTGAATTTAGCAAAAGAAGAGCTGATAACAGAACTGGCGCAGACCCTGTTTCCTGAAGGCTAA
- a CDS encoding V-type ATP synthase subunit K, which yields MVDPFGLAIALLGCVVAALVAGIGSALGVRMVAEVASGVMAEDPKKFGNLFILVALPGTQGFYGFLGAFLAIMKLGLLGELMPITFGQGVQMFAACLPVGIAGLITAILQGKVCAAGAELVAKRPSEATKAVIFGALVETYAVLGLLATIFLQMGVKLG from the coding sequence ATGGTTGACCCATTTGGTCTGGCAATAGCACTTTTAGGATGCGTGGTAGCGGCATTGGTAGCGGGAATCGGTTCGGCATTGGGGGTGCGCATGGTTGCCGAGGTTGCAAGCGGGGTTATGGCTGAGGACCCGAAGAAGTTCGGCAACCTGTTTATCCTTGTCGCCCTTCCCGGCACCCAGGGTTTCTACGGGTTTCTTGGTGCCTTTTTGGCGATTATGAAACTTGGTCTTTTGGGCGAACTGATGCCGATAACCTTTGGTCAGGGTGTGCAGATGTTTGCCGCCTGTCTGCCTGTGGGAATTGCCGGGTTGATAACCGCCATTTTGCAGGGAAAGGTGTGTGCAGCAGGCGCAGAACTGGTGGCAAAGCGTCCGAGCGAGGCAACCAAGGCGGTGATATTCGGTGCGCTGGTTGAGACCTATGCGGTCCTTGGTCTGTTAGCAACGATATTTCTGCAGATGGGCGTGAAACTGGGTTAA